The Acidobacteriota bacterium genome includes a window with the following:
- a CDS encoding PhoH family protein: MQHVTLSEGHLEQLFGTRDENLRYLEERLGVTVAARGPEVQVTGSKESEMIASRILESFDRMLASGGAVTKEEYRTGVRVLEEDAGVDLVDFFLDASIATSLRRYVTPRNLNQRLFIRSVASHDYVFVTGPAGTGKTYLAVALAAAALMDKQVRRIVLVRPAVEAGERLGFLPGDLVEKINPYLRPVYDALYDILGYEKVSKLLDRQVIEIAPLAFMRGRTLNDAFIILDEAQNTTHEQMKMFLTRMGFHSKTVITGDITQIDLPGARSSGLVEALEIFDGVEGFAFIRFTHRDVVRHPLVQDVVDRYSRWEKKTRETNGERS; this comes from the coding sequence ATGCAACACGTGACCCTCAGCGAGGGCCATCTCGAACAGCTTTTCGGCACCCGTGATGAGAACCTGCGATACCTCGAAGAACGCCTCGGGGTTACGGTTGCTGCCCGGGGGCCCGAGGTCCAGGTGACCGGGAGTAAAGAATCAGAGATGATCGCCAGCAGGATTCTTGAATCCTTCGACCGCATGCTGGCCTCCGGTGGAGCGGTCACGAAGGAGGAATATCGGACCGGCGTGCGTGTGCTCGAAGAAGACGCGGGCGTTGACCTGGTGGATTTCTTCCTCGACGCGTCGATCGCGACTTCTCTCCGGCGTTACGTGACTCCGAGGAACCTCAACCAACGGCTCTTCATCCGCTCGGTGGCCTCCCATGATTACGTCTTTGTCACCGGCCCCGCGGGGACCGGTAAGACCTACCTCGCGGTGGCCTTGGCTGCGGCCGCGCTGATGGACAAGCAGGTGCGGCGCATCGTATTGGTCCGACCTGCTGTGGAGGCCGGGGAGCGGCTCGGCTTCCTGCCAGGTGACCTCGTCGAGAAGATCAATCCCTACCTGCGCCCGGTCTACGACGCACTCTACGACATCCTCGGTTATGAAAAGGTCTCCAAACTCCTCGATCGCCAGGTCATCGAGATAGCCCCGCTAGCGTTCATGCGAGGGAGAACCCTCAACGACGCGTTCATCATTCTTGACGAGGCTCAGAACACCACCCACGAGCAGATGAAGATGTTCCTCACGCGCATGGGATTCCACTCCAAGACGGTCATAACGGGCGACATCACACAAATCGATCTGCCAGGTGCCCGTTCGTCGGGTCTTGTCGAAGCTCTCGAGATCTTCGATGGTGTCGAGGGTTTTGCGTTTATCCGTTTCACACATCGAGACGTCGTGCGCCATCCCCTGGTGCAGGATGTCGTCGATCGTTACTCGCGGTGGGAAAAGAAGACGCGAGAAACAAACGGTGAGCGCTCATGA
- a CDS encoding PDZ domain-containing protein — translation MKNILIGVFLILVAGALPAVAVSDGVQEDRTDSRNPHRELREAVAEIRSQYATGDRSFTAPRIAGMSSNMRLGIILGGSWHQAREEAAGAAIMAVTPGSPAEEAGLMAGDVVISFNGEPLFEQGLELPVASMKASQRLVELARDLENGDAVVLEYIRDGSTHQADLVAREIDFGPMLGKLPDHEDLAGLYRGQLAFAHPGDGKWFLPRTWLDMELVALNPGLGEYFGVDSGVLVVRGPDDGDTLALESGDVILGIGGRQVRSPEHAMRILRSYEPDEELTVEIIRHGRSETLTGTVPSVPIQFDFEFRDAGIPADH, via the coding sequence ATGAAGAATATTCTGATCGGGGTGTTTTTGATTCTTGTTGCGGGAGCGCTACCGGCTGTGGCAGTTTCCGACGGCGTTCAGGAAGACCGGACCGATTCCAGAAACCCGCACAGGGAGCTGCGCGAGGCGGTAGCCGAGATCCGTTCGCAATACGCAACCGGCGACAGATCGTTCACTGCCCCCAGGATCGCGGGCATGAGCTCGAACATGCGGCTCGGCATTATCCTCGGCGGGAGCTGGCATCAGGCCCGCGAAGAGGCGGCGGGAGCCGCGATCATGGCGGTGACTCCTGGGAGCCCGGCAGAAGAAGCCGGTTTGATGGCAGGCGATGTTGTGATCAGCTTCAACGGAGAGCCGCTGTTTGAACAAGGTCTTGAGCTGCCAGTGGCGTCGATGAAGGCATCGCAGCGCCTGGTGGAGCTTGCCCGTGACCTCGAGAATGGCGATGCCGTGGTCCTCGAATACATCCGAGATGGCTCCACGCACCAGGCCGACCTGGTGGCGCGCGAAATTGACTTCGGTCCAATGCTCGGCAAGCTGCCCGACCACGAGGATCTGGCGGGACTCTACCGTGGCCAGCTGGCCTTCGCCCACCCGGGCGACGGCAAATGGTTCCTTCCACGGACGTGGCTCGACATGGAGCTGGTTGCCCTCAACCCCGGGCTTGGCGAGTATTTCGGGGTGGACAGCGGAGTCCTGGTGGTGCGGGGCCCGGATGACGGGGATACACTTGCCCTCGAGAGCGGTGATGTCATCTTGGGGATCGGTGGTCGCCAAGTGCGTAGCCCTGAACACGCGATGCGCATCTTGCGCTCCTACGAACCGGACGAGGAGCTCACCGTCGAGATCATTCGCCACGGTCGATCGGAGACTCTGACCGGCACGGTCCCGAGTGTGCCGATCCAATTCGACTTCGAATTTCGGGACGCGGGGATACCTGCCGACCACTGA
- a CDS encoding cob(I)yrinic acid a,c-diamide adenosyltransferase codes for MKVYTRKGDAGETSLLSGERVRKENPRVEAYGAVDELCSLVGLLRSELLPEDLDKRLMAVQEVLFEIGATLADPEDHMDHDSRSWDAAPIEEWIDLMDRELDPLRSFILPGGSRASSIAHLARVVCRRAERRVVALDGTGSAVPQGVLAYLNRLSDALFTLARVINARAGIPETEWRSDGLTDPP; via the coding sequence ATGAAGGTCTACACGAGAAAAGGAGACGCGGGAGAAACCTCTCTTCTTTCGGGCGAGCGCGTCCGCAAGGAAAATCCCCGCGTGGAGGCGTACGGTGCGGTCGACGAGCTGTGCTCGCTAGTTGGTCTGCTCCGGAGCGAGTTGCTGCCCGAAGATCTCGATAAGCGGCTGATGGCGGTCCAGGAGGTCCTCTTCGAAATCGGTGCCACGTTGGCCGATCCCGAGGACCATATGGACCACGATTCACGGTCATGGGATGCGGCGCCGATCGAGGAGTGGATCGACCTCATGGATCGGGAGCTCGATCCGCTGAGATCCTTTATTCTCCCCGGGGGCAGCAGGGCCTCCTCGATCGCGCATCTCGCCCGCGTTGTGTGTCGACGCGCTGAGAGGCGGGTTGTCGCCCTGGACGGAACTGGAAGCGCGGTGCCGCAGGGTGTTCTGGCATATCTCAACCGGCTGTCTGACGCCTTGTTTACGCTGGCTCGCGTGATCAATGCTCGGGCCGGTATTCCGGAGACCGAGTGGCGTTCTGACGGCTTGACGGACCCTCCCTGA
- a CDS encoding RNA polymerase sigma factor — protein MMSTGKGFFAEVDDVTLARARRGDIDALEGLYRVFSLPVHTIATRICRSRDEAEEVLQETFLEVSRSIGTFRGEGALGAWVRRIAVSKALTSMRRRRRETAAGFSKGDVDHLAKGPACDGTVGWKRIDLERALARLPDVARAVVWLHDVEGFTHAEIAGFFGRSESFSKSQLSRAHEKLRSWLGLAGGTSYASDNGRTAGIARR, from the coding sequence ATGATGAGCACAGGGAAAGGGTTCTTTGCAGAGGTCGATGACGTGACGCTGGCAAGGGCGAGGCGCGGGGACATCGACGCTCTCGAGGGTTTGTACCGGGTCTTTTCGTTGCCTGTTCACACCATTGCGACACGGATCTGCAGATCTCGTGATGAAGCTGAAGAAGTTCTTCAGGAGACCTTCCTCGAGGTTTCACGCAGCATTGGCACTTTTCGAGGTGAGGGGGCCCTTGGAGCCTGGGTGCGCCGCATCGCAGTCTCCAAGGCATTGACATCCATGCGTCGCCGGCGCCGCGAAACAGCGGCCGGGTTTTCCAAAGGCGATGTCGACCACCTCGCGAAGGGGCCTGCCTGCGATGGGACGGTCGGCTGGAAGAGAATCGATCTCGAAAGGGCACTGGCACGTCTGCCGGATGTGGCGAGGGCGGTTGTCTGGCTCCATGACGTCGAGGGTTTCACTCATGCCGAGATCGCCGGCTTCTTTGGCCGTTCAGAGAGTTTTTCGAAATCGCAGCTTTCCCGCGCGCACGAGAAATTGAGATCGTGGCTCGGGTTGGCTGGAGGTACTTCATATGCATCCGACAACGGAAGAACTGCTGGTATTGCGCGACGGTGA